The following are from one region of the Anguilla rostrata isolate EN2019 chromosome 7, ASM1855537v3, whole genome shotgun sequence genome:
- the LOC135258792 gene encoding tetraspanin-8-like: MAVVNGCFKGVFIFFNVLFGIAGVLILGLGIFGHAFYHPSEGLEHKMSGVLFLYLIGGPTLALSILGIYGAYKEKKWALIVFFTGMVLGSIGLLLISITVSVGMPMAIQGIEKVLYDSIPLDEARSDIQMMFNKLQPELKCCGAFNGYQDWGKHVPDSCLCSSDADRCEKINGSQSALDNDPGVFVDVSKNLVYKEPCGPIVISYMQTAFNTILGICIGFAVLAFIGMVISMTMICQIRRRSSPVTFRMDPSPPYTVLHNAMEA; the protein is encoded by the exons ATGGCAGTAGTTAACGGGTGTTTCAAAGGAGTGTTCATTTTCTTCAACGTCTTATTTGGG ATCGCGGGAGTCCTCATTTTGGGGCTTGGGATTTTTGGACATGCCTTCTATCATCCATCGGAAGGG ttggaGCATAAGATGTCTGGCGTTCTGTTCCTGTATTTGATTGGAGGACCCACCTTGGCGTTATCGATCTTGGGGATATATGGTGCATATAAAGAGAAGAAATGGGCACTGATTGTG TTTTTCACAGGGATGGTACTGGGGAGCATTGGCCTTCTGCTTATATCAATCACTGTGTCTGTTGGAATGCCAATG gccattCAAGGTATAGAAAAGGTCTTGTATGATTCTATACCACTGGATGAAGCTCGCTCAGATATCCAAATGATGTTCAACAAGTTGCAGCCTGAG TTGAAATGCTGTGGAGCTTTTAATGGGTACCAGGACTGGGGGAAACACGTGCCTGATtcctgcctctgctcctcagaTGCAGACAGATGTGAAAAAATTAATGGTTCACAGTCG GCTTTGGATAATGACCCAGGCGTATTTGTCGATGTCTCCAAgaatctggtgtataaggag CCCTGTGGACCCATCGTGATCAGTTACATGCAAACCGCATTCAACACGATTCTGGGCATATGCATTGGCTTCGCCGTCCTGGCG TTCATTGGAATGGTGATTTCCATGACAATGATCTGTCAGATCAGAAGACGGAGTTCTCCAGTGACCTTCAGGATGGACCCCAGCCCACCATACACCGTGCTCCACAACGCCATGGAAGCCTAA